Proteins found in one Heptranchias perlo isolate sHepPer1 chromosome 23, sHepPer1.hap1, whole genome shotgun sequence genomic segment:
- the LOC137341053 gene encoding uncharacterized protein, with amino-acid sequence MLEKLGITTSINQASPGTTVTTTGKSIINLSDHTLQPDEIEVLSRGLNFCPTTKMDRIGLAADTEEFIRRMRLREFYHKPQDFNSKPNETINDPEQQTEGSTVQQPKRKESNWTPPEGRYPQLDMYAQAVRKCVNARFISHTQKTVQNVTRAQRNAINALKTNRNIVIKPADKGGAIVIQNRTDYCKEAYRQLDNQEHYRRLHADLTKEHTHQLNKLIKTFDPDLQSILCTLIPRTPRVGDFYCLPKIHKANTPGRPIVSGNGTLCENLSGYIEGILKPIVQGTPSFCRDTTDFQQKLSTHGPVEPGTLLTTMDVSALYTSIPHDDGIAATASVLNTNNSQSPDAVLQLIRFILDHNVFTFDNQFFTQTHGTAMGTKFAPQYANIFMHKFEHDFFTAHDLQPTLYTRYIDDIFFLWTHGEESLKRLHDNINKFHPTIKLTMDYSSESVSFLDTQISIKDGHLSTSLYRKPTDNLTMLHFSSFHPNHVKEAIPYGQALRIHRICSDEEERDGHLQKLKDALVRTGYDARLVDRQFRRATAKNRIDLLRRQTWDATNRVPFVVQYFPGAEKLHHVLRSLQHVIDDDKHLAKAIPTPPLLAFKQPPNLKQTIVRSKLPSFQENSVHDTTQPCHGNLCKTCQIIDTDTTITREDTTHQVHGSYSCDSANVVYLIRCRKGCPGAWYIGETMQTLRQRMNGHRATIAKQEGSLPVGEHFSSQGHSATDLRVSVLQGGLQDTRQCKIVEQKLIAKFRTHEDGLNRDLGFMSRYT; translated from the coding sequence atgcttgagaaactcggcatcaccaccagcatcaaccaagcctcccccggtaccacggttacaaccacagggaagtctatcatcaatttgtccgaccacacccttcaaccagacgaaatcgaggttctcagccgagggctcaatttctgccccaccaccaaaatggaccgcatcggtctcgcggcggacacagaggaattcatcaggagaatgaggctccgggaattctaccacaaaccccaagatttcaacagcaaacccaatgagacaatcaatgatccagaacagcagacagagggatccacggtacagcaaccgaagaggaaagagtcaaactggactcctccggagggtcgctaccctcagcttgacatgtatgcccaagctgtcaggaaatgcgtcaatgccagattcatcagccacactcagaagacagtccagaatgtcacccgagcacaacgcaacgccatcaacgctctcaagaccaaccgaaacatcgtcatcaaaccagcggacaaaggaggagccattgtcatacagaacagaacggactattgcaaagaagcataccgacaactggacaaccaggaacactacagacggttacacgcagatctgaccaaagaacacacccaccagctcaacaaactgatcaagaccttcgatccagaccttcaaagtatcctatgcactctcatcccacgtactccccgcgtgggagacttctactgcctcccaaagatacacaaagccaacacacccggacgtcctatcgtatcaggcaacggaaccctgtgtgagaacctctctggatacatcgagggcatcctgaaacccatcgtacagggaacccccagcttctgtcgcgacactacagacttccaacaaaaactcagcacccacggaccagttgaaccaggaacacttctcactacgatggacgtctcggcactctacaccagtatcccccacgatgacggcatcgctgcaacagcctcagtactcaacaccaacaacagccaatctccagacgccgtcctacaactcatccgcttcatcctggatcacaatgtcttcaccttcgataaccagttctttacccaaacacacggaacagccatggggaccaaattcgcaccccaatacgccaacattttcatgcacaagttcgagcacgacttcttcactgcacacgacctccaaccaacgctatacaccagatacatcgacgacattttcttcctatggacccacggcgaagaatcactgaagagactacacgataacatcaacaagttccatcccaccatcaaactcaccatggactactcctcagaatcggtttctttcttggacacacaaatctccatcaaagacgggcacctcagcacctcactctaccgcaagcccacggacaacctcacgatgctccacttttccagcttccaccccaaccacgtcaaagaggccatcccctatggacaggccctacgaatacacaggatctgctcagacgaggaggaacgcgatggacacctacagaagctgaaagacgccctcgtaagaacgggatatgacgctcgacttgtcgatcgacagttccgacgggccacagcgaagaatcgcatagacctcctcagaagacaaacatgggacgcaaccaacagagtacccttcgtcgtccagtacttccctggagcggagaaactacaccatgttctccgcagccttcaacatgtcatcgatgacgacaaacacctcgctaaggccatccccacgcctccactgctcgcctttaaacagccacccaacctcaaacagaccatcgttcgcagcaagttacccagttttcaggagaacagcgtccacgacaccacacaaccctgccacggcaacctctgcaagacatgccagatcatcgacacggataccaccatcacacgagaggacaccacccaccaggtacatggttcatactcctgtgactcggccaacgttgtttacctcatacgttgcaggaaaggatgccccggagcatggtacattggcgagaccatgcagacgctgcgacaacggatgaacggacaccgcgcaacaatcgccaaacaggaaggttccctcccagtcggggaacactttagcagtcaaggacattcagccaccgatcttcgggtaagcgttctccaaggcggccttcaagacacacgacaatgcaaaatcgtcgagcagaagttgatagccaagttccgcacccatgaggacggcctcaaccgggatcttgggttcatgtcacgctacacgtaa